DNA from Labrus bergylta chromosome 3, fLabBer1.1, whole genome shotgun sequence:
TGGTAAAGCTTTAGACGTAGGCCAGTAAGAAGCAGAAACTGACTGGATAGAATTTCTTTTCATAGGATTCAGAAATAGCAATTTACACAGAAGCTTGGCCGTCTGAGCTCTGTCAAGTTTGGCAGATTGTAAAATATCCTGCTCTTGACCCAGCTTGCCCACAACTCATAAAAAGAACGGGCTTCTGATGTGGCGTCTAATAAAGGGGTTCCTTATCAAAGATCTctaatcacattttgtgtttttttttgttgtacaaAATGATCATGAGAGCAGTTTGGAATTACAATGTAGATGGACTATTTCTATAATTGTAAGAACGTTGATTATTTGCTCTCAAGAGGAAGCTGAATATTTTGATCCTGACCATGTGaattttgacattttccatcactttccTTCTTTATTTCAGGAAGGATTTATCCGTGTTGATCACGACTACACTGTAAAATCAGCCGAGCTCGCAAAGGCAGGAGGCTGCTCTCAGTTCCACCTTCAGTCCTCCAGAGGAGCTGATAAAAAAAGCAGCTTCCTCTACCTTAAAGTCaaggtattttatttattttatctattgTTTATGACATACTACACTCCTTACTGTTGTGTAATATTTAATGACAACATGGACGGTCACTGATAGAAACTGATTCTTTTCCTTCAGGGTCAAGTGGAAGCAGAAATTGAAGCACTGGGTTTTGACCGATATTCCGTTTATCGACCAGGGTGAGTTATCTCATTCACCTCGTTCACTAATTTGCTCGACATTCACCACCCTACACAAAATAAATTGTcctcaaacttaaaaaaaagaaagctgtttTTGGAATAGAAGTTTTCTATAGTGTAAATATTTCTTCAGACATGCCTGAAAACAAGCCTCCTCTTGCACTGAACTGCAGTAAATTTGTTATAGGACcatcacacttgcagaaaactcctgaaaatctcctgatatttccaggctgagctgtatgtgtgaacgcaaactgCCCAAATTTTCACTaggacttcacctggagtttctcctgccagaccccagACGTATTTTTTCTGCTGCAAGTCCGAGTGGGCTGAAGTGAGAACGCCGCAGGATATTCTCAGGAGAATTCGGCTTGAGccaatggggaggggggagtgaggtttatatactgtgactggtTTCAGTGCATTGACTGTCTGCCTAAGATCGCTAAACGTGTAATTAAGCGGCTGCATTACGTTtcctgttcatcagtatgttgttcttcgcTCTTTAGTTCATATTGTGATTCCTCCTTTCCGGCTTTAGacttattattgttattttaaagtgCAACAGGAAATTTACCCCGGTGCACATTGGAATGTGGATGTGATAGTTTATTCTGGTGGTTTGTATTCACAGGGAGGCTGAGCATGTATCCATAATGGCTTGTGTTGTCAGCAATATCCAAGCATCAAAGTTATTATCTTAAAGACTGAAAGCTGAATGAATGGCTGGTGATGGATACTTTGAACAACTCATGAAAAACATTTGCAATAATCTTTGGTTTTAAGAGCAGGCAAATAGCTATTATGTCAACAAAAAACCCAGAATAGATTGATTACAGTCAAGCTTTACTTTTAAAATTTAAGGAAGTACAAGAAAAATATGCAGCAATTAGATTTAGATCAAAGTTTATACTATCAGTAATTAAGTATGCCAAATGGATTGATGATGAGATTAGTTCTAAAAATGCACCTGCAGTGGCCATAGATAGCCAGACTGTGCTTGTTTGAGTAGGTGTGGTGTAGAATCCAGACTCATTAACCATTAATGTAACAATTGACATTGTAAAATTAGCTGCTGAACTGACCCACTTTGTTGACCTGAGGTTGTTGTATTCAGAATGATCTGACCTAAACGATTGTGACTTTAAGGAGGATCTGTTAGAACTATTTCCTggtatttgtctttttcaggATTCCCCTTGAGAAGcttagtaataaaaaaaagaaaagggtacATTCATCTGGAAACCTGTTGAAGGGCAAAACCTGGTTTTGTAGTTCTCGAAATCGGTCTTGAGGCCCCTTTTTGAAGGACTTGGTCTCGTCTCAGGGTCGAAAGCGTTTTTACTCGagcttgtctcggtctcagactgggcggactctggattttaaatcaagactggcagcaaccttcccggtgttacggtctgaGTGAGTGACTCGCcccctgaacacaacatgatgATTTTCAgatgatatttatggtcttggtcttgtctctgtctcggagcactctggtaaCGTCTATGTCTCAGTCTGTtggtgtggtcttgactacaacactaggcAAAACCAGTAGAACCAGCAGAGTTAATCCAGACAGGATTATGGATGGATTATAAGATTTTAGTGTGAAACTCCCATGTAACCAAATGTTAAATCTTTACATGGTTAACTTTTTACTGCGTTAAAGATCATAGAACACGTGATTGCACAATTTTTACACAAAACAACGTGCTAGTACTCAACCAAAGGAAATCTGGTCTGTCACATTTAGAATCAACGTTGTAAATTTCTCCCGTGAAGAAAGTAAAATAACGTCAGATCTGTTTATAAGGCGGTAGATTGATTTCTAATGATCTGATGAAAGCCAATACAGTCTTCATACTGTCAATACCGCTGTGCTTTTTCTCCAACAGGGTTCTGTTGGTCGACAGGCAGGAGAGTCGGCCTACCGAGTGGCTGGCCAGGAAATTCTTGAACGGCTTCACGTCTGTGTGCTCCACGTCCATGGCCATCCCAATCCAAGTGGTGGCCAAAGCTATGGTGTCAAACACTGTGCTTCAACCGGAGCAGAAGGCGGAGATCCTGGAGCACAAAGACATCATGGCTGTGGGAAAGAGTGCAGAGAAATAAGAGAGAGCAAGAAATACACCTAGGTGAGACAAAGTAGTACCAGATAAACACTGGATGTTGAAGCACTGTTCCCTGGTATGCAATATGCCCATATTGAACTCAATGACACCAACTCTGATGACTTAATGCACGTTTAACTAGTGTGACAGTTGATAAAACAAAGGAGTGGTAACTACCTGCACAACTCTAATTAAACTCTAAGGTCTTAGTTGTTGTTAGTGGGGGGGGTCACTTTGTCTCCCCATTACGCCTTTGCAGTATTCAAATGTTGGTACCGAGCAGGATATACATTGTTCCATAGTGTTTATAGCATTGTATTATGTAGTGTTGTcaggtgtgtttctttattgtttgtctcatttcacttttatgtgggactacagatggaaataagAGACTCGCTAAATCTGGTGCaaccatgttttcatttttctttgcatAAATGATCAATGTCATTGCACACTGTCCCTTGataaatatatatcatatatgtatattcattCTCTaaaacaaggttttttttttaacatatccTTGTACGTCAGCCTCAAAGTTTTCCAATGAAATGGTCACTCTACTCCATGTTTAATCAGAGAGAAAACCTGAATGGTTGTAGTTCTCAGAATGCCATTCAGTTGTAACTCTGTCAACCAAAcgttaatatatttatattttttaatttcaggtaATTTAAGCAGCTACAGAGACGACTCTGAAAATACAAGTTCATATACTCACATGATcattttacattcatttattcagGATTTCTGAAACTGTCAGAAAATCAAAGGTTGTCTAGAACTGAACTGTTTTCAATCTGCTAA
Protein-coding regions in this window:
- the htatip2 gene encoding oxidoreductase HTATIP2 encodes the protein MKQLCTTLGKLTGFFTVLIVVIAAVLTYFDDPETDKYISMAEDIKTLEENFRQQNKSCFILGASGETGKVLVQELLERNIFSKITLIGRRQLTFEGKANEQLVQEVVDFEKLDDYAAAFQGHDVGYCCLGTTKAKSGTEGFIRVDHDYTVKSAELAKAGGCSQFHLQSSRGADKKSSFLYLKVKGQVEAEIEALGFDRYSVYRPGVLLVDRQESRPTEWLARKFLNGFTSVCSTSMAIPIQVVAKAMVSNTVLQPEQKAEILEHKDIMAVGKSAEK